The nucleotide sequence CTGAGCCGCGCGGAAATTCAGCGCATGCTGCCCGACATCGAGCGCTTCGCCGAGATCGGTACGTTCGTAGACCAGCCGGTGAAAACGTACTCGACAGGAATGTTTCTGCGCTTGGCGTTTTCGGTCGCCATTCATGTGGACCCGGAGATTCTGATCGTTGATGAAGTACTCGCAGTCGGTGACGCAGTGTTCGTGAACCGCTGTATCCGCAAGTTTGACGAGATGCGCCGGCGTGGCGTTACCGTTCTCCTGGTGAGCCACGATGTGGCTCTGGTTAAGCAATTGTGTGATCAGGCGCTGCTGCTGGGGCGCGGTAAGGTGCTTGCCGCAGGTACGCCCTCCGAAGTGGTGAATCGTTATAACGGCCTCGTCCTGGAGCGCCAACAAAGTTACCTGGATCAGCAAAATGCATCGGCGCGGAAACTCGCGGGACGTAGCTCGACTTCCAGCGATGGCACGGCTAGCGGCGAAGGGCGGAGTCCGGAATCACACAGCTCCGTGCCGCTCGATTATTCCTATCGGCACGGCGACGGGCAAGCCGCAGTTATTGGTGTTGCACTCAGTAATGAAGCGGGCGAGCCTGCGTACGCGTTGCGTTCCGGGGAGATGACCAGCGTGCGAGTGGTGGTTCATTTCTCCGCACCCCATCCTCATCCCGTGGTGGGCATCATGATTCGCACGAGAATCGGGACGGAAGTTTACGGAACCAATACGCAGATTGAAGATTGCGGCCCCGGTCCCATGGACGCGGGCGACCAGTGCGAAATCATTTTCAGTTTTGCCTGCCGTCTGATTCCGCAGGAGTACACCCTGACTGTTGCCACGCAATCCGCCGATGGCGCCAGCCATGATTGGCTGGACGACGTGATGACCTTCCAGGTGGTTGATTCGCCACGCCGCGCCGGTATCGCCAATCTGGAAGCCCGCGTGATCTCACGCAAGCTGCCCGCGCGAAACACAGTCTCCTCATAATGGAGCGGCGCGGGGGAAAAGTTCCGTAATGACGCAAAGGGAGAGTGTTGAATGGTTACCACTGCCAGCGCTGCGGAGTTAGCCGGAAAGCTGCGCGAAATTAGCGAGTCGATCCGGCGCAGGATGGATGCCCCTCTCGCCGTGGGTCAGCCTACCGAGTTGCCACCAGTCTTGCTCGATGAGTTCCGCCGACTGTCGCAACGCGCGGCGCATCAGGCGAGCTTGGTTGGTCAGTTAAACCCGCGGCCTGACGGAGTAATCAATGATTTGATCCAGGGCGGCAAGCGCGGACTGGCTCGCATGTTTGACTGGATGCTGCGGCCGCAACGCGAATTCAATCGCGCCATGCTGGAAGCTCTCGATAGTTTGGCGGAGGCGCTAGAGCAGTCGCGCGACCCTGTCCTTGCGGGATTCCAAAAGCTGGTTGCGGCATCTCGGAAAAGCGCTCATGACGCTGGCCAGATGTCACTTGACCTGCGTGAACTAAGTGAGACGGCGACGCGGCAAATCGAGAGAAACTCCGTGGAGACTCGCGAATCAGTTCGTGAACTGCGCTGGAGCTACGAGGGGGCTTTGTCCCGCCACATCACATCTGTTGATGAGACCCGACGCAAACTGAACGAGGAAATCCGCGAACTAAACCGCCGCCTCGCCGCGCAAGCCAAGGCCGCAACCACTCGACCGCAGGAGGCGATGCTTGTTTCTCAGCCCGCAACAAGCGCTGCGCCTTTCAGTGGATCTATTCAGCCAACTCGCTTACTATCGCCACAACTCGAAGTGGATTACTTAGCGCTCGAAAAAGATTTTCGCGGGACGGAAGAAGAGATTCGAGAGAGGCAAAGTTACTATCTGTCCCATTTCCAAAGGTGCACCAGCGTACTGGATATCGCCTGTGGCCGCGGGGAATTCCTCGAGCTAATGAAAGGCGCAGGCGTTCCCGCGACCGGAGTGGACCTCGATGGTGACATGGTTGGACGATGTCTTGAAAAAGGGTTGTCCGCGGTGCAAGCCGATGTGTTCGCGCATCTCGCGCAAATTGTTGACGGCTCACTGGACGGAATATTCTGTTCGCAGTTTGTGGAGCATCTCGATCCCGCCGACTACACGCGTCTGGTGCTGGAGGCGGTGCGGAAACTCGCGCCCGGCGGAGTGCTGGCGATTGAGACGCAAAACCCGGAGTGCCTGGCCATCTTCAGCCAGTCGTTCTACATCGATCCGACTCACGTCCGACCGATCCCCGCTGCGCAGATGCGGTACCTCTTCACGCAAGCTGGGCTCGAGGACGTTACCACGCACTATCTCTCGCCGGCATCAGGACATCTTCCTGTGCTGCCCGAGCTAACTGCGGCGGCGGACTCCGAATCCATTACGATGTTCAACAAAGCCGTGCAGCGGTTCAACGCCACATTCTTCGGCGGCATGGATTACGGCGTCATTGGTCGCAAGCCCGGCGGGAAATAACTCCGCCACTTCTCCATACCACGCATTCATTTGATTGGAAGCCGGTGCCTTAGCTTGTGGCGGTGCGGAAGAACTGTCCCATGTTGCGGAACTTCCGGTAGCGTTGATCGAGCAGTTCCTGAACAGGCAGGCCACTGACTTCGGCGAACGCCCGTTGGAGATGTTCCCCTAGCGACTCGGCGATCTTTTTGTGATCCACGTGGGCGCCGCCCGCGGGCTCGGGAACAATCTGATCGACGATGCCGAGGGCGCGCAGATCATCGGCGGTCATCTTGAGCGCGTCGGCGGCAGTAGTGGCCTTGGTTGCGTCGCGCCAGGTGATGGAGGCGCAGCCTTCCGGCGAGATGACGCTGTAAACAGAGTTTTCCAGGATCAGGATGCGGTCGCCTATGGCGATGGCCAGCGCGCCACCGCTGCCGCCCTCACCTGTTATGGTAACGATGATCGGCACCGGCAGGCGGACCATATCGCGCAAGTTGCGCGCGATGGCCTCGGCCTGCCCACGCTCCTCTGAATCAATGCCGGGGTAAGCTCCCGGCGTATCCACGAATGTAAAGATGGGCCGATGAAACTTGGCGGCCAGGTTCATCAGCCGCAGCGCCTTGCGGTACCCTTCGGGCTTGGGCATACCGAAATTTCGCTTGAGCTTCTGCTGCGTGTCGTGGCCCTTTTGCTGGCCGATCACCATGACCGGTTGGCCACGGAACCAGGCGAATCCACCGACCATCGCGGGGTCGTCGGAGAAGCTACGGTCGCCGTGAATCTCCGAGAAGTTTTCGAACAGTAGTGGAATGAAGTCGAGCAGGTGCGGTCGCTGCGGATGCCGCGCCACTTGCACGCGTTGCCACGGCGTGAGCGGACCGGTCAGCTCTTCGCGCAGGTGCTGCAACTGATCGCTCAACTCCTGCAGACGCTTCTCGGCCTCCGGCGACGCAGTAGACTTGCCCAACGTCTCCATCTCGCGCTCGATGTGCTCGAATTCCTCGCGTGCCTTATCCCTATCCAATCGATTCCTTCTCCTTCAATTCCGGCGGCTTCCTAACTATCTTCGCATATCAGACGAGGACGAGAGAGTCCTTTCCGCAGATGCCGCGCGCCAGTGATTTAAACTCCTCGTCAGGACGCACGCCGTGTTCCAGTTCAAGCAGCGCCTCAAAATCGCCCTCACGCTCGAGTTCAATGCGGACAAGCGCTGCGCCGGGCTTCCTCTCAATCAAATCGAATAGCTGCCGTGCGACCGCGCTATCTGAGGAACCATTCTGGCGACCCAGTCGGATGCGGATGATGATGGCAGAGGCCATCTCCGGCTCGGCCTTGTCGAGCAGTCCAACATCGGAAACATTTAATCGCGGCGATGCGCCTTCTTCCATCTGCAATTTTCCGCGGACCAGAAGAATCGCATCCATCTTCAGCAACTCGGCGAAACGTTTGTACGCCTCCGGAAACACCAGCAGGTCCACCTTGCCCTGAAGGTCTTCGAGCGACCCCGATGCCCACAAGTCGCCGCGCTTGCTGCGGGCCGCTTTCACTGCGGTCAGCACGCCGCCGATGGCAACTTCCTTTTGCGGCGGAAGGTCGGCGAGAGCGTTGGTTTCCACCGTGCCCAGCTCGCGCAGCTTCTGCGCGTACTTTTGCATGGGATGTCCTGTGATGTAGAAGCCTAGAACTTCTTTCTCCCCGGTAAGCACTTCGGTTTCGGTCCAGGCCTTGGCGGAGGGCAGCGCAGTGGGCGGAGCCGGTGCGTCGGACGACCCGCCGAATAAGTCATGCTGTCCCGCGCCGCGCGCCTTCTGCGTGCGCTGCCCCGATTCGAGCGCGCGATCCACGACTGCGAACACTTGCCAGCGCGGGCCGAATGAATCCATGGCCCCGGCCTTGATCATGCTTTCGATCACGCGCTTGTTCAGCGAGCGAGGGTCAATCACTTCGCAAAACTGAAAGATCGAATCGAAGCGGCCATGCTCGTTGCGCGCTGCGATCAGAGCGTCCACGGTGGCGCGGCCTACGTTCTTGATCGCTCCAATACCAAAACGAATCGCTTTGCCGGAGGCCGTTTCCGCGACGGCGGGAGTAAAGTGCCACGCACCGGTCTGAACATCGGGCGGGAGAATGCCGATGGCCATCTCGCGGCATTCATTCAGATACAGGACCACCTTTTCAGTGTTGCCCATTTCATTGGTGAGCAACGCGGCCATGAACTCGACCGGATAGTGCGCCTTCAGGTACGCCGTAACATAGGCCAGCGCGGCGTAGGCTGCGGAGTGAGACTTGTTGAATCCGTAGCCGGCGAACTGCTCCATCAGATCGAAAATGCGAATGACCTTCTTTTTGTTGAATCCTTTCTCGATGGCACCGCTGACGAACTGTTCCCGCTGCGCGGCCATCTCTTCCGCTTTCTTCTTGCCCATGGCGCGGCGCAGCAGGTCGGCTTGCCCCAGCGAATATCCGGCGAGCAGGTTGGCGATCTGCATCACCTGCTCCTGATAGACGATCACGCCGAGCGTTTCGGAAAGTATCTGTTCCAGCTCTGGCAAGTCATACTGTACCGGCTTCTGGCCAAGCTTACGGGCAATGAAGTCGTCGACCATTCCGCCCTGAATAGGGCCGGGCCGATAGAGCGCGTTCAGCGCGGTTAGGTCGGTAAGCTGCGTGGGCTGGTACCGGCGCAGAATATCGCGCATGCCGGATGACTCAAACTGGAAGACGCCGCTGGTGAGTCCCTTTGAGAATATCTGATATGTTTCCGGGTCGTCGTAGGGAATGCGTTCAAGATCGAGCGTCTCGCCGCGCGACTCGCGGATCAATTTCACTGCGTCATCCACGACGGTAAGAGTGGTGAGCCCAAGGAAGTCCATCTTGAGCAGGCCAACGGCCTCTAGGCCATTCATGTCGTACTGCGTAACAATTTCGTCTTTGTTCGTCTTGTAGAGCGGGACCACATCAGTCAGTGGCACCGGCGAGATGACCACTCCGGCGGCGTGCGTGGAAGCGTGCCGCACCATGCCTTCCAGGCCCTTGGCGACCTCCACGACCTCCTTCACCCGCGCGTCGGCCTTCATCATGTCGGCGAGCTGGAGCGACTGCTCAATCGCCTGTTCGATGCTGATGTTCAGCGTGTTGGGAACAGCCTTGGCGATACGGTCGGCCTCGCCGTAAGGCACTTCCATCGCGCGCGCGACATCCTTGAGCGCGGCCTTGGCGGCCATGGTCCCGAAGGTGATGATCTGC is from Acidobacteriota bacterium and encodes:
- a CDS encoding ABC transporter ATP-binding protein, with the translated sequence MSLPAIEARSVSKMYRVYDSPAARLKEILAFNRSSHHREFWALDDVSFAIPRGGALGIIGVNGSGKSTLLEIAAGTLEPTRGAMVRHGRIAALLALGAGFNTEFTGRENVFLSGEILGLSRAEIQRMLPDIERFAEIGTFVDQPVKTYSTGMFLRLAFSVAIHVDPEILIVDEVLAVGDAVFVNRCIRKFDEMRRRGVTVLLVSHDVALVKQLCDQALLLGRGKVLAAGTPSEVVNRYNGLVLERQQSYLDQQNASARKLAGRSSTSSDGTASGEGRSPESHSSVPLDYSYRHGDGQAAVIGVALSNEAGEPAYALRSGEMTSVRVVVHFSAPHPHPVVGIMIRTRIGTEVYGTNTQIEDCGPGPMDAGDQCEIIFSFACRLIPQEYTLTVATQSADGASHDWLDDVMTFQVVDSPRRAGIANLEARVISRKLPARNTVSS
- a CDS encoding class I SAM-dependent methyltransferase, with product MVTTASAAELAGKLREISESIRRRMDAPLAVGQPTELPPVLLDEFRRLSQRAAHQASLVGQLNPRPDGVINDLIQGGKRGLARMFDWMLRPQREFNRAMLEALDSLAEALEQSRDPVLAGFQKLVAASRKSAHDAGQMSLDLRELSETATRQIERNSVETRESVRELRWSYEGALSRHITSVDETRRKLNEEIRELNRRLAAQAKAATTRPQEAMLVSQPATSAAPFSGSIQPTRLLSPQLEVDYLALEKDFRGTEEEIRERQSYYLSHFQRCTSVLDIACGRGEFLELMKGAGVPATGVDLDGDMVGRCLEKGLSAVQADVFAHLAQIVDGSLDGIFCSQFVEHLDPADYTRLVLEAVRKLAPGGVLAIETQNPECLAIFSQSFYIDPTHVRPIPAAQMRYLFTQAGLEDVTTHYLSPASGHLPVLPELTAAADSESITMFNKAVQRFNATFFGGMDYGVIGRKPGGK
- a CDS encoding acetyl-CoA carboxylase carboxyltransferase subunit alpha, which gives rise to MDRDKAREEFEHIEREMETLGKSTASPEAEKRLQELSDQLQHLREELTGPLTPWQRVQVARHPQRPHLLDFIPLLFENFSEIHGDRSFSDDPAMVGGFAWFRGQPVMVIGQQKGHDTQQKLKRNFGMPKPEGYRKALRLMNLAAKFHRPIFTFVDTPGAYPGIDSEERGQAEAIARNLRDMVRLPVPIIVTITGEGGSGGALAIAIGDRILILENSVYSVISPEGCASITWRDATKATTAADALKMTADDLRALGIVDQIVPEPAGGAHVDHKKIAESLGEHLQRAFAEVSGLPVQELLDQRYRKFRNMGQFFRTATS
- a CDS encoding DNA polymerase III subunit alpha, which encodes MLPREFVHLHLHTDYSLLDGANQISKLMDRAAEQGMKAMAMTDHGNMFGAVEFHKAAKAKGLNPIIGCEAYISQQGRHTRSESDHYNHLVLLCANQNGYQNLVKLVSAGYLEGFYYKPRMDKELLARHSEGLIALSGCLRGEINEALLAENMTEAARVTNQYRDIFGKENFFLEIQDQGLDQEKILNPRLVELSKRTDIPLVATNDAHYLRCEDAHAHDVLLCIQTGRQLSDEKRMRFHNNQFYVKSYNEMLGVFSEVPEAVWRTAEIASRCEVKIEKVKNPFPDFAVPSGESADSYFASVSREGFATRRPRLEELASRDELRHTLGEYNERLEREISMIQQMKFPGYFLIVWDFVRYAKQRGIPVGPGRGSAAGSLVSYALGITDIDPLEHNLLFERFLNPERISMPDIDIDFCQNRRGEVIEYVTQKYGRANVAQIITFGTMAAKAALKDVARAMEVPYGEADRIAKAVPNTLNISIEQAIEQSLQLADMMKADARVKEVVEVAKGLEGMVRHASTHAAGVVISPVPLTDVVPLYKTNKDEIVTQYDMNGLEAVGLLKMDFLGLTTLTVVDDAVKLIRESRGETLDLERIPYDDPETYQIFSKGLTSGVFQFESSGMRDILRRYQPTQLTDLTALNALYRPGPIQGGMVDDFIARKLGQKPVQYDLPELEQILSETLGVIVYQEQVMQIANLLAGYSLGQADLLRRAMGKKKAEEMAAQREQFVSGAIEKGFNKKKVIRIFDLMEQFAGYGFNKSHSAAYAALAYVTAYLKAHYPVEFMAALLTNEMGNTEKVVLYLNECREMAIGILPPDVQTGAWHFTPAVAETASGKAIRFGIGAIKNVGRATVDALIAARNEHGRFDSIFQFCEVIDPRSLNKRVIESMIKAGAMDSFGPRWQVFAVVDRALESGQRTQKARGAGQHDLFGGSSDAPAPPTALPSAKAWTETEVLTGEKEVLGFYITGHPMQKYAQKLRELGTVETNALADLPPQKEVAIGGVLTAVKAARSKRGDLWASGSLEDLQGKVDLLVFPEAYKRFAELLKMDAILLVRGKLQMEEGASPRLNVSDVGLLDKAEPEMASAIIIRIRLGRQNGSSDSAVARQLFDLIERKPGAALVRIELEREGDFEALLELEHGVRPDEEFKSLARGICGKDSLVLV